From the Opitutaceae bacterium genome, one window contains:
- the gatA gene encoding Asp-tRNA(Asn)/Glu-tRNA(Gln) amidotransferase subunit GatA: MSADLCYLPVAKLAGMLERKEVSSSEVMRAVLARTEAVDGRVRAFNSWNAEDALANAEASDRRRAAGKPLGPLDGVPIGMKDVIAVENQPLTASSKMLKEFISPYDATVTKRLKGAGAICWGRLNLDEFAMGSSTENSAFHTTSNPYDLERVPGGSSGGSAAAVAAGEAIATLGSDTGGSIRQPAALCNVVGLKPTYGLVSRYGLIAFASSLDQIGPFTRTVEDAAIVLQAIAGHDPLDSTSFNAPVPDFRAALSQRKGPWKLGIPKEYFGEGLDPEVQAAVESVIAHYRKLGCEIREVSLPHTKYGVGVYYILATAECSSNLARYDGVRYGHRSKEAKDILDVYFKSRAEGFGAEVKRRIILGTYVLSSGYYDAFYLRAQKVRTLIRNDFIEAYKEVDAIITPTTPTPAFRKGEKASDPLAMYLSDVYTIGVNLAGLPGISVPCGFSKGGLPIGFQLIGQAFQESELLAIANAYDSAHNWSSRRPNL; encoded by the coding sequence ATGAGCGCAGATCTTTGTTATCTCCCGGTCGCAAAACTCGCCGGCATGCTCGAGCGCAAGGAGGTTTCGTCCTCCGAGGTGATGAGGGCTGTGCTCGCACGCACCGAAGCTGTGGATGGCCGGGTCAGGGCCTTCAACTCCTGGAATGCCGAGGATGCCTTGGCAAATGCCGAGGCGTCCGACCGTCGCCGCGCCGCCGGCAAGCCGCTTGGGCCTCTCGATGGCGTGCCCATTGGCATGAAGGACGTGATCGCCGTGGAGAATCAACCGCTCACGGCGTCGAGCAAGATGCTCAAGGAGTTCATCTCCCCCTACGATGCGACCGTCACGAAACGGCTCAAAGGCGCGGGAGCGATCTGCTGGGGTCGACTGAATCTGGACGAGTTTGCAATGGGCTCCTCGACGGAAAACTCGGCGTTTCACACGACGAGCAACCCCTATGATTTGGAGCGCGTTCCCGGCGGCAGTTCCGGCGGCAGTGCGGCTGCTGTCGCGGCGGGCGAGGCGATCGCGACATTGGGGTCCGATACTGGCGGGTCCATCCGGCAGCCGGCCGCCCTCTGCAATGTCGTCGGTCTCAAACCCACCTACGGCTTGGTGTCGCGCTATGGCTTGATCGCCTTTGCTTCGTCCCTTGATCAAATCGGTCCGTTCACGCGCACCGTCGAGGATGCGGCAATCGTGTTACAGGCAATCGCGGGCCACGATCCCCTGGATTCCACCTCGTTCAATGCGCCGGTTCCGGACTTTCGCGCGGCACTTTCACAGCGCAAGGGGCCGTGGAAGCTTGGAATTCCCAAGGAGTACTTTGGTGAGGGCCTTGATCCGGAAGTCCAGGCCGCGGTCGAGTCTGTCATTGCTCATTACCGAAAGCTGGGCTGCGAGATCCGTGAGGTCTCGTTGCCGCACACGAAGTATGGAGTGGGGGTGTATTACATCCTGGCGACCGCGGAGTGCTCCTCAAATCTCGCCCGCTACGATGGCGTTCGCTACGGCCACCGGTCGAAAGAGGCGAAGGACATCCTCGACGTGTATTTCAAGTCGCGGGCCGAAGGTTTCGGCGCCGAGGTGAAGCGCCGCATCATCCTGGGCACCTATGTGCTCTCAAGCGGCTACTACGACGCCTTCTATCTCCGCGCTCAGAAGGTGCGGACGCTGATTCGAAACGACTTCATCGAGGCCTACAAGGAGGTGGATGCAATTATCACGCCAACGACTCCAACGCCCGCCTTCAGGAAGGGGGAAAAGGCCTCCGACCCGCTGGCGATGTACCTCAGCGACGTGTACACGATTGGCGTGAACCTTGCCGGACTTCCTGGTATCAGCGTTCCCTGCGGCTTCTCAAAGGGCGGGCTTCCGATCGGGTTCCAGCTCATCGGGCAGGCCTTCCAGGAATCGGAGCTGCTCGCCATCGCAAACGCCTACGACAGCGCGCACAACTGGTCGTCGCGCCGCCCCAACCTCTGA
- the gatC gene encoding Asp-tRNA(Asn)/Glu-tRNA(Gln) amidotransferase subunit GatC, with translation MSNTPDLNIDHVVNLARIALTPDEKARFAAQLGDVLKNIEELKQVDVSHVEPTAHGFPIFNVWSEDVPQAGLPVDKALLNAPAKRNQMFVVPKVVE, from the coding sequence ATGTCCAATACGCCCGACCTGAACATCGATCACGTCGTCAACCTGGCGCGCATCGCCCTTACGCCGGATGAGAAGGCGCGTTTCGCCGCGCAGCTCGGCGACGTGCTGAAAAACATCGAGGAACTCAAGCAAGTTGATGTGAGCCACGTCGAGCCTACCGCGCACGGTTTCCCGATTTTCAACGTGTGGTCCGAGGACGTTCCCCAGGCCGGCCTACCCGTGGACAAGGCGCTCTTGAACGCGCCGGCGAAGCGCAACCAGATGTTTGTCGTTCCGAAGGTCGTCGAATGA